One genomic window of Caenorhabditis elegans chromosome I includes the following:
- the cfim-1 gene encoding Cleavage and polyadenylation specificity factor subunit 5 (Confirmed by transcript evidence) produces the protein MEDIWPTIERTTISASVPEAPANFDEKPPFNRTINVYPLTNYTFGTKDAQAEKDKSVPERFKRMKDEYEVMGMRRSVEAVLIVHEHSLPHILLLQIGTTFYKLPGGELELGEDEISGVTRLLNETLGRTDGETNEWTIEDEIGNWWRPNFDPPRYPYIPAHVTKPKEHTKLLLVQLPSKSTFCVPKNFKLVAAPLFELYDNAAAYGPLISSLPTTLSRFNFIFNDSN, from the exons atggAAGACATCTGGCCAACAATCGAAAGAACAACAATTTCAGCATCTGTGCCCGAGGCTCCAGCGAACTTTGATGAAAAACCTCCGTTCAATCGAACAATCAACGTGTATCCGTTGACTAATTACACATTTGGTACTAAAGATGCACAAGCAGAAAAAGACAAATCAGTTCCAGAAAGGTTCAAACGAATGAAAGACGAATATGAAGTG atggGAATGCGTAGATCAGTTGAAGCGGTGCTTATTGTTCATGAGCACTCACTTCCACATATCCTACTCCTGCAGATTGGTACCACCTTTTATAAATT gcCGGGTGGAGAATTGGAACTTGGTGAGGATGAGATATCTGGAGTCACACGTCTTCTAAACGAGACACTCGGAAGAACCGATGGGGAGACAAACGAATGGACAATCGAGGATGAGATAGGCAACTGGTGGCGACCAAACTTTGATCCTCCCCGTTACCCGTACATCCCTGCGCACGTGACAAAACCCAAGGAGCACACCAAGCTGTTGCTTGTTCAGTTGCCCTCAAAAT CAACATTCTGCGTtcccaaaaacttcaaactcgTCGCAGCTCCACTCTTTGAACTTTATGACAACGCAGCCGCCTATGGACCACTGATTTCCTCTCTTCCAACCACTCTTTCGagatttaatttcattttcaatgactccaactaa
- the F43G9.8 gene encoding uncharacterized protein (Confirmed by transcript evidence) — MSLTTQNPGNPTNISNISSQIGPTSQKPIVELWDDEGQDFFMKTGAYIMASFILQILSVILLMKIIRIYMSIHRKNMRKKKMMKLQQTKQEDPPSAVLPSPSHFTTQTSTNTVEDANMVLEGNEMLMKHRARLLKPTQKRTTKDGNSETPSTHDGTRKIVFQEKGQILLNTNNVTEYAVMDGEDKPGEKINIKKVTFDFGSFVTYNVGIDVDEWEEPIEKIAGSAGSGGSVMTASIKQKSIKRF; from the exons ATGTCCTTAACTACTCAGAATCCTGGCAATCCCACAAACATCTCAAACATCTCATCTCAAATCGGACCAACATCTCAAAAACCTATAGTCGAACTTTGGGACGATGAAGGACA AGACTTCTTTATGAAAACTGGAGCATACATCATGGCATCGTTCATTTTGCAAATACTTTCTGTGATTCTCTTGATGAAAATAATTCGTATATACATGTCGATACACAGGAAGAATatgagaaagaagaagatgatgaagttACAACAAACGAAGCAAGAAGATCCTCCGTCGGCAGTTTTACCATCTCCGTCCCACTTTACAACACAAACTTCTACAAATACTGTTGAAGATGCGAatat GGTCCTTGAAGGCAATGAAATGCTCATGAAACACCGAGCGCGACTTCTAAAACCAACCCAAAAGAGAACTACAAAGGATGGCAATTCTGAAACA CCCTCAACACATGACGGAACCAGAAAAATCGTGTTTCAAGAGAAAGGACAAATTCTTCTAAACACCAACAATGTTACTGAATATGCT GTGATGGACGGAGAAGACAAACCGGGCGAGAAGAtaaacatcaaaaaagttacatttgATTTTGGATCGTTTGTTACTTACAATGTAGGGATTGACGTGGATGAATGGGAAGAGCCAATTGAGAAGATTGCGGGCTCCGCAGGTTCGGGTGGATCAGTTATGACGGCTAGTATCAAGCAGAAGTCCATTAAGagattttaa
- the slc-25A42 gene encoding Mitochondrial coenzyme A transporter SLC25A42 (Confirmed by transcript evidence): MPHDSNEGKQRPSVVLSLSAGAIAGALAKTTIAPLDRTKIYFQVSSTRGYSFRSAIKFIKLTYRENGFFALYRGNSATMARVVPYASMQFAAFEQYKKLLKVDENGSRTPVKRYITGSLAATTATMITYPLDTAKARLSVSSKLQYSSLKHVFVKTYKEGGIQLLYRGIYPTILGVIPYAGSSFFTYETLKIMYRDHRGEVENSYYRMLFGMLAGLIGQSSSYPLDIVRRRMQTGRIPSGWSPLRALIHIYHTEGLKRGLYKGLSMNWLKGPIAVGVSFTTYEKVLELVGHLKR; encoded by the exons atgcCGCACGACTCAAATGAG gGAAAACAGAGGCCCAGTGTCGTTTTGTCACTATCCGCAGGCGCGATCGCCGGAGCTTTAGCCAAAACTACAATCGCACCTTTGGATCgaactaaaatttattttcaag TTTCAAGTACACGTGGTTACTCATTCCGATCTGCCATTAAATTCATAAAACTAACATATCGGGAAAATGGATTCTTTGCATTGTATCGTGGAAATTCTGCGACGATGGCTCGTGTTGTGCCATACGCGTCGATGCAATTCGCAGCCTTCGAGCAGtataaaaaattgctgaaagtTGACGAAAATGG AAGTCGAACACCCGTGAAACGATATATAACAGGTTCTCTTGCCGCCACAACAGCTACAATGATCACTTATCCTTTAGACACCGCAAAAGCTCGTCTTTCAGTCTcttcaaaattacaatataGTTCtttgaaacatgtttttgtaaaaacataTAAAGAAGGTGGTATTCAACTATTGTACAGAGGGATTTATCCAACTATACTAG GAGTAATACCATACGCTGGATCTTCCTTCTTCACATACGAAACTCTTAAGATTATGTATCGAGATCATAGAGGTGAAGTT GAAAATTCCTACTACCGAATGTTATTTGGAATGTTAGCTGGTTTGATCGGTCAATCATCGTCATATCCACTCGATATTGTGAGAAGGCGGATGCAAACAGGGCGAATTCCGAGTGGATGGAGTCCTCTTAGAGCTCTAATTCATATTTATCATACGG agggtTTGAAACGAGGATTGTACAAAGGATTGAGCATGAATTGGCTGAAAGGACCAATTGCAGTCGGAGTCTCGTTCACCACTTATGAAAAAGTTCTGGAACTTGTGGGTCATCTAAAACGATAA
- the F43G9.21 gene encoding uncharacterized protein (Confirmed by transcript evidence) — MKFDRISIETSVFTVFCIQATICIICFIIFVVGRIKLQRMKMKK, encoded by the exons ATGAAGTTTGATAG aatttccatcGAAACAAGCGTCTTCACAGTGTTTTGTATACAAGCCACGATCTGCATAATTTGTTTCATCATATTTGTTGTTGGAAGAATTAAATTACAAcgaatgaaaatgaagaaataa